The DNA segment atgtaatgttaaatgaTTAGTACCGAGGCATACAGCATGTATCTGTGTAAATGCTTGTATTTTCAGTGGGGAGAGTGCGTCCTCTGTTCAGGAGAAATTACAGTCAGTCATAAATTTCTGCTGCTCTGGGAGAAACCAGGCTCTCTTAAGGATTATGTTGCCCATTGGAAACTAAGGTTATGTAAAACAGATTACTGTCCCACATCATCACAATGCAGGTGGTTTCATCCATGAATCCATGAATCAGTCACACATAGAGATGAGacacataaacatttaaatgaggaGAGCAtggatataaataaaaaagttagtgaaaaaataaatcaacaaatgcACTTTTATTTCCGTGTTCCAGATATAAGTATTTCAATATGATTTATTAGAATTTCACTGCTTAAATCTGATGGTctgactgaaaataaacaaaactgcTTGTGTACTTTCTAAGGTACCCAGTAGAGGTCATTACTCTACCAGGTCCCAACAGTCTcctacatttaaatacactagatccagattttttatttagatgtgtaccaaattgcaaacactcataaatatcagtcctttaaacatgcctggtttgtttttccgtcaagattcatgaattattctctggaaaatcaacggaaatgttgaaaaatgcctcaTTTTACAATGTTGGATCCgcccccctgatccagatccacaccaacatttcatGGGATCTTCCTTGGATCAAGCCCCACCccttcacaaaatgtcatggaaatcgaCGGAGgagcttttgcataatcctgcaggaatataaccaaacaaacaaatccagatgaaaacataacctcctccaTCATTCTCCACCTCATTCACATAATAGTGACACACTGTAGAGACACGTCTCATCAGTGGTCTATAACACTGCCTTTGAGTTTGAACAGAGAAGTTAGCTGAAAGGTTGCATCTGTTGTAGTTGACACAATGCCTAAGCAGGTCAAAGGTGTGCATATGGAATCTCCTGTACCCATTAATCCGCTGATACTACTAAGATTAGCTGGCTCAGGCCTCTTTTTAAATGCTGTAGAATTCAAAATGTTGATGTAATGGACCAAGCTTTGCTCAGTGCTATGAACTAAGGTCAAACAACAACTCAGCTTTACAGTATTGATCTGATATGATCCTCTCATGAGATGAAGCTACAGTCTGTAACTAAATCCATGCATGAGTGCATGTTGTGGATAAAAAATTCCACTGGGAGTTGCTTCCTAATGTGATTGCACTCTGTAGGACATGGGACATGTGGAGACAGACACCCGGACAATGAAATGCATTAATGCAGAAAGCGtcctctgtccatttgtttctcTTCGTCCTAACACAAGATTAAAGTGATTTTATatagatgtaaaaataaacaatagcACGGAAATGCCATTGTTTCTTCAGAGGAAGGTCTTGCAGCAGGAAGTGTAGCATGAGACTGAGGAGAAATGCAAGGAGACGTGTCTTATACTCAACATATGTACATAAAAAGTGATCTGAATATTGCTGCAGCCTCCACACAATTTCAGCCAAACCTCAGCAAAGAGTTGCACCATTTCACCTCTTTCCAGGCACTGACTATCGTCCAAAAAGCAAAACCTATAAGACCCGAACCATGCAGGTCTTCTAACATATAACAACCTGGGTTATTGATCTCTGGTAACTGGAAAAACCTCTCACGGTTGTGCTGAGGCGAGAAGAAAACGCCAGCAGATTTGTGCGTCGCAGAGGTCACATCAGAGGCGTTTGAAACAGCATCAATATCAATGAGACTTCCGTAAATCATTGTTCAGCACCATGCCCTTGCCTGGGTTGGACTCGACAGGGCGTGGGCCTCGCACAGAGAATGCGCAAAGCTGGTGACTGTCGCGACAGCTAAGGATCAATCATCTGCCACATATTTCAAAATCTAGCACCAGTCTTCATGCTTCGGTGACAAAATACAACAGCTGTCGTTGTTTTCATCAGTTCCCAGACACAGACAAGCGGCAGTGTTGAGCTGCAGCATCTACAGGCAGGAGCAGGCCTGTCAGGTTATTAGAATATCAGGCTGCTGCCCAGGCTTTATAATGTGCGCTTCACCACAGTCACCAAAACAACACGGATGGATGCGTTTCTGCTCTTTAGTTGCTTTAGTGGCCTCTCTACACCCCTGCACATCCTCCCCCTACCATCTCTCCTCTGCCGCTCCCCCCCGTGTCAGCTCTTACCTGCATccgggaggagagagggaatggAAAGTGGAAAGGGAAAACATCTCAGCCCTGTCCGCCATCTTCTTCCACAGACGAGTCGCGAGAGCTAATGCAGAAAATCACAGTGGAAGCTCAGTCCATTCACGATCACGGGGCAGCGGACGGACGCGGCCGTGGACAGaggtgtttctctctccctcttcctgtctgcGGCCCCACGGATaacctcctccccccctcctccgctTCCTGGCCGCGAGCCTTGGATCAGACGCGCCCGCACAGCAGCACCATGAACTCTGCAGCAGTCCACCATCCACACGGGcgggatggagagagagaagcggGCGTCGAGGCTCTTCGGAGACAAATCGCTGCACCGCAGAAATGTAACAGACAATCCTGCGTTTCTCCCCCAGTGCGCCCACACGGAGCGTGAGCGCGCAGTGTGCGTCCGCAGTCCGCGTTAGAGCTCGTCaaatgtctgctgctgctggtgctgatgctgcgatgctgatgctgatgctgatgctgatgctgcctGTGACACACAACGGGTTGGGGGCCAGCAGTgcggagacagaggaggaggaggaggaggaggaggaggagggtggtgtGGAGCATATAACGTCAGTGCCGTCACCACATGAGCAGGCTGCACCgaggcagagctggagctgcCAAACAGTGGAGTAGAAAAACAATAAGTGTTTACAATGACATCACACTGACAGGGACGTTTGCATACAAAAGAGTGGGACAGCGCCATAAAGGGGCCCCCACTTACagccaattatatgtccagcATCCACTCACAATTCCTGATTGAGTACATTGCACATTGAAGTCATTCCTCGTTCACTGGTTGTTCTATAGTTTAAGCAAAGCTACACATCATTGGATGTATTTTGAAAactgttccttgttcaagctcattgtgtattttaaaataaaagcttagaaaataaaacaaaaggtcaTATGTGTTGTCAGCATTGTTACgaagtgatttaaaaagaacTTCAGAtccagctggggccagtgccccccaCGCCCCAACCCCCCGGATGACACAGACCAATCGATCCAGGGGTTTCTGGGAAAAGACATGTGTTTCAATGTCACATATTTTTTGCCAATAGCTTGATGGGCATTGAGCCTAAATATAACAcagcaaagagacaaaaagagtaAAGTCCGCAGCAGATCTAAGATCTTTCTGAATCAGCGGCCATAATTTACACAGAGGTGTCAATTATATGTTCAAATAGCCATGCACATCCTGATTCAGTGAGGGGCtcaataaagttattttttgttgactgttagctctgtagctttgagcaaaTTGTGTGTTTCTTAATTAATCATCATATTAATTGTTAGTAAGTGATTCAAAAAAGATTTCAActggggccaggggggcacttGGCCCCTTGATTTGCACCAGTGGTCCAGGGGTTCCTCTGAAACAGCATCCacagtttaaatgattttaaagtaGCCTATTGGTAATGGATGTGGATATTGTTTTCAATTTCCATGATGGGTGTTGAGCCTAAAGATAAAAGAGCAGGCAGCAAAAAACGAAGAGTCAAAAAGGTAAAGAGTGACAATCACTGTGGAGCTGTTCACTGCCGTGGTGCTGAAATAGTGAAACTTGCTAAGTTGTAATTGACCATATGGACCACAGGAGGGGGGTGAGTACCCGCTCAGTGGGTAAAAAGCTTTGCGTCAGCAATAAGATTTGTATTACGCTTTAATGTTATACCTCATTCACTAAATATCCAGAATATAAAACTGACAAATTAactacattttaacattttgattttGTTCTAGACTCCATGAATTGAAAAGTGTTGATGAAGTAGGATATACGATACAAATGTAGGATCATACAAGATACTAAATGCTGTAgctttattatatttacttgTATAACATATAGTCCATTTCATTCCATATCATTGTTATGTACTTCACATTCTGTTTATAGTTTGAAGGAAAAAAGGGGAAGGAAGTTTTCTGTGACAATTTTAACACACTTTTAACACAACTGGGGGGTTGGTCATAATGTAACATATATGATTACACAGAGGCCGATGTAAAAGATGTTACACTTTCATCTggaggatttcttttttctcacacTTTTATTATATGTTCGAATTTGGATTACATTTGATGGAGTAAATGGGGTTACTTTCCTTGTTCAAGCTGAACTGTtaacaagaagaaagagaataaCATAAACAGACAGATATATGAACCATTCAGAATGTTTATTTCAATGGCCATTGTGGTGGCAGGGCAGTGAGTTAAAGAGCACTATTGGATCTTCTCTTTAATGTCTATTGGACCCATGGTGACATCACCTTCCCATGTGTaacctgagaaagaaaaacagaagatgtGTGTTACACTATCACTATCAATTTTTCCTATATGATATCAAactattatataattatttaattatgtaGGAAAAACATACTTTCACCGGACACGTCACGTATCTTCCTACCAGGGGTAGACAGACCTGTACCCACAGCTGACTTGCCTCCTGAGCCACCAGTGGGAAATCCACCGGACTCACAGGAGTCACAGGCTCCATCAATCCCGCTGGCCTCCCTCCAAAACCTGGGAAGAAAAGGAGGTGTAGGATAAGAAGTCCCATATCAATTTTCCTGTAATGCTTTCTAAGTCACACATGTACATATAGGCACACTCGCAGACTCACCCATCAATGTAGGAACAAGCTCTTTGTTCATTATTAAAGTCGGAGGCAGCTGATGTTGCTTTCAAGTGGCAGGTAATGTAGGTCTGGTTTGATTATCAGAGAATTAAGAATATTATTAAATCCAATATTGCAGATTTTTATGCTTAATAGAAAATATTAGATACTTAGGTTAGGTTTGGAGATACTCACTAGTCCACTATCAGCTCCCTGGAACCTGAAGGCCTCCAGCTGGAACTGAAGCTTGTTATctgcagagcgagagaggaacCTTGAGGAGGAGCCTGTGATCCTGGCATCAACCAAACACCTGAACAcgagaaaaacattcaaaattaCAGAGGGACATGCTGGGTGTTTGTGATAATCAATTGTCACTCTGCAGGACAATCCAAGTGAACTTCTCAAACTACCTCACccatttttttcaatgaaggCATATCTGGGGTCGGAGGACGGTACAGGAGAAAGAGTAGCCACACAGTTGTCCACAAAAACACGGAGGGGCACGTGGTGGTACTGCTGGACGGTAGCCTCAATACTAATTATATCTCCCAGGAAATACTGGTAGCTTGGTCTCTCAAATTGGAAGTCGtctgtgcatttaaaaacatacattttactAATGCtgacaaatacatatttttaattacagttccataaatatataaatacgCAGATACATGATTCTGTAACTCACCAGTCATGAGTTTCAGTGTGAAGTATAAGAACTCCTCTGCCACCTTAACTGCATAGAATGGGATCCACAAAGGTACAAGAGGAAGGCTGCTCACATTGTGCTTCCTAAATGATTAAACAGGTTTCCTTAGTATGCAAGCAACTTAAGCATTCCATCATTTTTTGTATTCCACACTGGAATTTATTAGGTCAAACGCTATATATTaagattttgtttgtgtttctttattgcCACACTTCTTGTTGATCGACTACATACCTTGGATAGTGGCACTCCACAATTACAGCAGCTTTGCTAGTCCTCACCACAGAAGAACCAGCCAGACTTTGAGGATTATAGTTCAGAGTGAAGGTGTAGATAAGGGCATCTTCTGTCAACTGGCCAGAGAAGTAGATacataaatattattaaaagcaaatagcaatatatacaaacatattttcCCATACTTATAGTTAATAGTCATcataatggatttttttttattgtgcttaCTGCTAATGAGCTGCCACAATTCGAGAGTTCGGATTGAAAAATCAACACTTGGGCAGCATGGTCCTCTCCGACAGCATTACAGCTTCCCAGGGTAAGGTCAGCAGGATTGATGAACTGGCCAATCCCAAAGAAGTCCTTCTTGACTTCCACCAGAGCCTCCTTTTCTCCGCAGTCGACAGCAACCGTTGCAGCAGGAACCGGAAATCTCAGCTCGAAAGGCACCTCAGGCTGGGGCTGAGGCTGGGGATCTGCAGGGTATGTCCAGGTGAGTGGTTTCTCAAATGTCTGCTTTGCCTGTTGGGGAACTTGAGGCGGATCTTTGATGGGATCCTGTCTCCCTGGCTTCTGGTTATTTGGTTTGTGTAACCACTGAGCATCACATAAGCTGCCAAGCAAGGAGAGTGCCACAAGGCACACCGCAGTACACTTCATCACCATGGCTTCACAACAACGAGTGTTCTGCACACTTCACTGGATGCTGTAAGGAAGGTGGATATGTGCACATACTTTTATACCACGGTGAACATGTTTACTCCCATTACATTCCCGCCCCTTCAACTGGGCCCTCCTCATCAGACCTAATGAGAGTAAACCTTAGCCAATGACATAAGTGCAGCTGTTGACCAAAGCGTATGACATAACTGTGTTGAGACATTTTCAGCTGAGTTCAGATTATTTAATCTCTTGATACATAAAATGTGATTGTGCCCTAAACTGTATGCCCTATTTAAAAAGTCTACATACATCTGCAAACATAAATCAATGTGAGGATAATGTACCAAATTGAACAGTATCATGCTGGTAAATTGAAAGGTTATGTTAACTTTTCTTTaagcaaatgagaaaatatgtataaatagtTGACAACCATGTACCAAGTTATGTTGACCGTGGGTTAGGTCTACCTGCCCTTAACATGAAATGTCAACTTCTGCATTCTGCCAAAGTACATTTCGCAGAATGTTGAAAATCAATTTGGCTCCAGCAAAGTCACAAAGAGAAGATAACATTGTTCCAACACTTTTAGTTGGAGCTTGGAGAAAAGTGAAATGACTTTATGTGaatatactttatattgttACAAAGCACTGACTAGACCTGATGATGATATTGTGAGGTCAAAAGCAGCTGGTGTTTTAAATCAGTCTGTGCGACTAAATAAAGATCTTTAATACACATCTGCTTCTTACTCTGGCAAATTCCAACCATTAATTGAACACCTCATAAATGCTGCACCACTCATGCTGTTGCAACACCAACATTTGATTCAGGATTGTAGGTCAGGTCAAGTTAAGTCAACAATTAACTCACGATTCACCATCTCACCTGCAACAGATACCGATCTTCAGTCACTCCTCcatatttttttgtaaagcGCTTTGACTTGTCTTGttgtggaaatgtgtttttacaaataaatgtcCTCTTCCTCGTCGCCTTTCATTTGAACTTTTATCTTTTACTCACTTTATTTTAccattatttttactttgatgtatgtcaacaacaacaaaaagccaAGCAATTTCTTATGATTGTTTGCCTTTTAAATACTGACTAAACTGCAACATGCTGTATATGAAGTTGTCATTATTTATCAAACTGAATATCTTAGCTATCTCTATGTTAATTGACcacttatattttaaattaaagatattgACAGTTTAGCTCTGAATAGTTTCCttattaaataaagatatattaAACCCGTAACAATTAAAGacgtttttattatatttttggaTGTCTAAAACCAACTTGTAATTTTTCATATTGTATTAGTCAAAATTTaacaagaaatgttttttttaatgtaagtTATAACTCATCCTAGTTCTTTTGAAGGGCATGAAAACAGTGACAAGGGTCATGTCAGACCAACCTGATTTGGCAAACATTAAGCGTCTTGTGTGCACTTCCACAAGCAAAGTTCCCAGAATCTTTGTTTTGCCAGTATTTTGATGAAattaactatatatatattacacataTCCAATACATACATATCAAAAGtaattttaagaaataaaactatTTCAGGAAATAGCAATTATTCTGTCACACTGTAACTAGGGCGTACAACAATGCACTGGTTAAAAGGTTATATAATGATAGCTAGTCGCTTGTCACTTGAGTATACTCCTGATTATCATTGTCTTTGtagatttttaaacaaaaacaaattttgttttcagttttaaatataCGCATGACTCCAGCCGaagatttgtttcatttcattttgaataCAATtcaaaagtgtaaaaaaaaaaaaagtaacaaatcTGACATTCATGATGGGTCTGATCTACATTAAGGATTTGCTGAGTCAAAAATGAACCTTCAGTATATCAGATGTGGATCCATTACATCTACTGAATACTATACTGTACTAGATGCATACTCTAACCACTGTAATTACTCTTTCATCTGGAAAAATCTGAACACTTCTCTTGGTGATTCTGTCAATTAAATGTCAGTGCATATTACGAGAAGAAGGATGGGTAGTTTTAGCAATGACAACTACACTTATAGATACGAGGAGGTATAAATTCTGATTGTGAGTTTACCTGTTTGGCATTATCTTGAATCTCTTCATTGTTCCACCAAACACCGCCCAGTAACCGGAGCATTTCATTTGCAGTTGTGGGCAGCCAATAGGATGTGAGATATCGACAAGTCTGTCTTTGCAATATCTGATAAAAGGCAGCAACTTTGCCCCACATTTTTCACAGCATCTGGTGTTCTTCATGAATCACTCTGCTGTGAAGCCATAACAATGAAGTTGATCAGAGGTTGTCTCCTGGCATTGGCCCTTCTTGGCTGTCTGGCTGATGCTCAGTATTTCAAGCCGAAGCAGCCCCAGCCGCCCCAGCAGCCCCAGCTGCCCCAGCAGCCCCAGCTGCCCCAGCCACCCCAGCAGCCCCAGCCGCCCCAGCAGCCCCacaagccccagcagccccacaagccccagcagccccACAAGCCCCAGGCTCCAAGATAtacaccaccaccacatccACCAGCTCAAAGGCAACACAATCCACCCCCAAAGCACCAGACTCAGCTGCCTAAGGAGCCCCACCAGACTAAGCATCCCCAGCAGACTAAGCACCAAGAAGTATTTCACTCTTGTGATGTGGCTGAACAATACAAGATACAATGTGGGGCTTCCAGCATTTCTGGCCAAGAGTGTGAAGCTATAAACTGCTGCTTCGATGGACGCAGCTGCTATTATGGCAAAAGTGGTAAGTATTTCTG comes from the Hippoglossus hippoglossus isolate fHipHip1 chromosome 6, fHipHip1.pri, whole genome shotgun sequence genome and includes:
- the LOC117763164 gene encoding zona pellucida sperm-binding protein 3-like isoform X2; protein product: MVMKCTAVCLVALSLLGSLCDAQWLHKPNNQKPGRQDPIKDPPQVPQQAKQTFEKPLTWTYPADPQPQPQPEVPFELRFPVPAATVAVDCGEKEALVEVKKDFFGIGQFINPADLTLGSCNAVGEDHAAQVLIFQSELSNCGSSLALTEDALIYTFTLNYNPQSLAGSSVVRTSKAAVIVECHYPRKHNVSSLPLVPLWIPFYAVKVAEEFLYFTLKLMTDDFQFERPSYQYFLGDIISIEATVQQYHHVPLRVFVDNCVATLSPVPSSDPRYAFIEKNGCLVDARITGSSSRFLSRSADNKLQFQLEAFRFQGADSGLTYITCHLKATSAASDFNNEQRACSYIDGMCRGVERPLKQLKSRNASIRVVLVTVVKRTL
- the LOC117763164 gene encoding zona pellucida sperm-binding protein 3-like isoform X1, coding for MVMKCTAVCLVALSLLGSLCDAQWLHKPNNQKPGRQDPIKDPPQVPQQAKQTFEKPLTWTYPADPQPQPQPEVPFELRFPVPAATVAVDCGEKEALVEVKKDFFGIGQFINPADLTLGSCNAVGEDHAAQVLIFQSELSNCGSSLALTEDALIYTFTLNYNPQSLAGSSVVRTSKAAVIVECHYPRKHNVSSLPLVPLWIPFYAVKVAEEFLYFTLKLMTDDFQFERPSYQYFLGDIISIEATVQQYHHVPLRVFVDNCVATLSPVPSSDPRYAFIEKNGCLVDARITGSSSRFLSRSADNKLQFQLEAFRFQGADSGLTYITCHLKATSAASDFNNEQRACSYIDGFWREASGIDGACDSCESGGFPTGGSGGKSAVGTGLSTPGRKIRDVSGESYTWEGDVTMGPIDIKEKIQ